Proteins found in one Strix uralensis isolate ZFMK-TIS-50842 chromosome 21, bStrUra1, whole genome shotgun sequence genomic segment:
- the RPL12 gene encoding large ribosomal subunit protein uL11, with protein MPPKFDPNEIKVVYLRCTGGEVGATSALAPKIGPLGLSPKKVGDDIAKATGDWKGLRITVKLTIQNRQAQIEVVPSASALIIKALKEPPRDRKKQKNIKHSGSVSFDEIVNIARQMRHRSLARELSGTIKEILGTAQSVGCSIDGRHPHDIIDDINNGAIECPAS; from the exons ATGCCGCCCAAATTCGACCCCAACGAGATCAAAGTCG TGTACCTGCGCTGCACCGGCGGGGAGGTCGGCGCCACCTCCGCTCTGGCCCCCAAGATCGGGCCCCTCGGTCTG TCCCCCAAGAAGGTTGGTGATGACATCGCCAAGGCCACGGGTGACTGGAAGGGGCTGAGGATCACGGTGAAGCTCACCATCCAGAACAGGCAAGCTCAG ATAGAGGTTgttccttctgcctctgctctgatTATCAAAGCTCTGAAGGAGCCTCCTCGTGacaggaagaagcagaaaaaca TTAAGCACAGCGGCAGCGTCAGCTTTGATGAGATAGTGAACATTGCGCGGCAGATGCGGCACAGATCCCTGGCTCGAGAGCTCTCGG GGACCATCAAGGAGATTCTTGGAACTGCCCAGTCTGTGGGCTGCAGCATCGACGGCAGACACCCACATGATATCATCGATGACATCAATAATGGTGCAATTGAGTGCCCAGCT AGCTAA